In Paenibacillus sp. FSL R7-0345, a single window of DNA contains:
- a CDS encoding DEAD/DEAH box helicase: protein MHLAGRLFRSFRDYDNQSKLKGLQQRTGLIRARNLSDMNDGQLQQESHRLQTAARSGTPLDELLVDAYALVCEAAKRTLGLQPYLVQIMAGIALHERYLIEQHTGEGKTLSAVMPAYLNALTGKGVHVLTFNDYLANRDAQWMGPVYRFLGLSVSAVQAGMSLALKREAYASDITYVTAKEAGFDYLRDSIVLNEADTVHRSFHYVIVDEADSLLLDEARVPLVISGDTSASASAGLQYAEVARQLQPAEHYDFDDFKRNVYLNEAGAVQAELLLGCGNLYDSHNSHLLTSLNCALHVEALMKKDVDYIVRNGNIELIEEYTGRVAENRYLPEGLQAALVAKEGLQSVAGGKVLGTITIQHFISLYPNICGMTATARASAMEFEKLYSLQVVQIPPNRSNIRLDLPYRIYTHKEAKLKALVQEISSIHSAGRPILIGTSSVEESDLLAEALIAAGVPCNVLNAKNDAEEAGIIAKAGELGAVTVSTNMAGRGVDIRLGGGSLKQAEAVARLGGLYVIGTHMNESVRIDNQLRGRSGRQGDPGASVFFVSLEDELMLRFGSSYGAARTSRQDESLEDPALRGTITHIQRVIMGQNFEIHQELNSYSDMVEDQRRILYSERLDILKGNKEMSPSEQRVRLFYIDEFWADHLAYISYLRESIHLESLANRNPIDEFHEQITKAYEQLYTKINDAAADMLVRLGGSNDPADWEKLGLNSPPSTRTYIINDQYIQDKRSSWTGATVFAYWLRRPLKWLLSPVIKLPKY, encoded by the coding sequence ATGCATTTAGCCGGCAGATTATTCCGTTCTTTTAGAGACTACGATAACCAGAGTAAACTGAAAGGCCTTCAGCAGAGAACAGGGCTTATTAGAGCAAGAAATCTGAGTGATATGAACGACGGACAGCTTCAGCAGGAATCGCACCGGCTGCAGACAGCAGCAAGGTCCGGTACACCTCTGGACGAGCTGCTGGTAGATGCTTATGCCTTAGTCTGCGAAGCGGCGAAGCGGACACTCGGATTACAGCCTTACCTTGTCCAGATTATGGCTGGTATTGCCCTGCACGAACGTTATCTGATCGAACAGCACACCGGGGAAGGAAAGACACTCTCTGCAGTCATGCCTGCCTATCTGAACGCGCTGACCGGAAAAGGCGTGCATGTGCTGACGTTTAACGATTATCTGGCTAACCGGGATGCGCAGTGGATGGGACCGGTCTATCGTTTCCTCGGATTATCCGTAAGTGCGGTTCAAGCAGGCATGAGTCTGGCCCTGAAACGGGAAGCGTACGCCAGCGACATAACCTATGTTACAGCAAAAGAAGCAGGATTCGATTACCTGCGCGACTCTATCGTCTTAAACGAAGCCGATACCGTGCATCGTTCCTTCCACTACGTTATTGTAGATGAGGCGGATTCACTGCTTCTGGATGAAGCGCGGGTACCGCTGGTTATCAGCGGGGACACAAGCGCTTCGGCAAGCGCAGGCCTCCAATACGCAGAAGTAGCCAGGCAGCTGCAGCCGGCAGAGCATTACGACTTCGACGATTTCAAGCGGAATGTCTACCTGAATGAAGCTGGCGCTGTACAAGCGGAGCTGCTGCTGGGATGCGGCAATTTGTATGACAGCCATAACAGTCATTTGTTAACATCACTGAATTGCGCCCTTCATGTGGAAGCATTAATGAAAAAAGACGTCGATTACATCGTGCGGAACGGTAACATCGAGCTGATCGAGGAATATACGGGACGTGTGGCGGAGAACAGGTATTTACCCGAAGGATTACAGGCAGCACTTGTTGCTAAAGAAGGACTGCAGTCCGTAGCTGGCGGGAAAGTCCTCGGAACGATCACCATCCAGCATTTTATCAGCCTCTATCCCAACATTTGCGGCATGACGGCAACAGCCCGTGCATCAGCAATGGAATTCGAAAAGCTCTATAGTCTGCAGGTCGTGCAGATCCCGCCGAACCGTTCTAACATACGGCTTGACCTTCCGTACAGGATTTATACCCACAAGGAAGCCAAGCTTAAAGCGCTTGTACAGGAAATTTCATCAATCCATAGTGCAGGACGGCCTATTCTTATAGGCACTTCAAGTGTCGAGGAATCAGATCTGCTGGCAGAGGCACTGATAGCCGCCGGTGTGCCCTGTAATGTCCTGAACGCAAAGAATGACGCTGAGGAAGCCGGAATTATCGCCAAAGCGGGAGAGCTGGGAGCTGTGACAGTATCTACGAACATGGCAGGACGCGGTGTCGATATCCGGCTCGGAGGCGGTAGCTTGAAGCAGGCTGAAGCTGTGGCCAGACTGGGAGGATTATATGTGATCGGTACCCATATGAACGAAAGTGTGCGGATCGACAATCAGCTGCGCGGGCGTTCCGGACGCCAGGGTGACCCGGGGGCCTCGGTGTTTTTTGTAAGCCTGGAGGATGAGCTTATGCTGCGTTTCGGCAGCAGCTATGGAGCAGCACGCACGTCCAGACAGGATGAATCACTCGAAGATCCGGCACTCCGCGGCACAATCACGCATATTCAGCGCGTTATCATGGGCCAGAACTTTGAAATTCACCAGGAGCTGAACAGTTATTCAGATATGGTTGAGGATCAGAGACGGATTCTATACAGTGAACGGCTGGATATTTTAAAAGGCAACAAAGAAATGAGCCCATCGGAGCAGCGGGTCCGGCTCTTTTATATCGACGAGTTTTGGGCTGACCATCTGGCATACATATCTTACCTTCGCGAAAGCATTCATCTGGAGAGCCTTGCCAACCGTAATCCGATTGACGAATTTCACGAGCAGATCACCAAGGCCTATGAGCAGCTTTACACTAAAATTAATGATGCGGCAGCAGATATGCTTGTAAGACTCGGCGGCTCTAATGATCCGGCAGACTGGGAAAAGCTCGGCCTGAACAGCCCTCCCTCCACCCGGACTTATATTATTAATGATCAGTATATCCAGGATAAGCGCAGCTCATGGACTGGAGCAACCGTATTTGCTTATTGGCTTCGCAGGCCTTTAAAGTGGTTGTT
- a CDS encoding helix-turn-helix transcriptional regulator: MLVNNVRELRARFRWSQQDLADAIGATRQTIGLIEKGDYSPSVTLALKIAAAFHLNVEDIFYLKDEAE, translated from the coding sequence ATGCTAGTTAACAACGTCCGTGAACTCAGAGCACGCTTCAGATGGTCACAGCAGGACCTGGCAGATGCCATTGGCGCCACACGCCAGACCATAGGGCTGATTGAAAAAGGAGACTATTCCCCTTCTGTTACTCTCGCTCTTAAAATCGCCGCTGCCTTCCATTTGAATGTCGAGGATATATTTTATTTGAAAGATGAAGCTGAATAA
- a CDS encoding serine hydrolase domain-containing protein — protein sequence MAAEKTGGEATPSGIPLAGLEAFMDDYVKEYIGQQTVGASIVVVKDGRVVLSKGYGYADVEQQVPVSPDTVMEWGSISKLAVWTAVMQLVEQGGIDLNQDIRSYLPPDFLTKLKYEEPITMLNLMNHNAGFEEYMFDMAYQSREEVQSLEEGLQLAQPAQIFRPGETVAYSNFGNSLAAYIVELISGQPYNEYVQQHIFEPLGMKDSIAHSVVEDRPELLEHKAKGYFFEGDGDFTQGSWNYMSMYPNGGNNGTAEDLAKFAMAFMPEDGEQSPLFEKPKTLDTMLSQSYSAAEGMPGIAHGFWEYPGLHRTLGHGGNTIAFATNLQIVPEDRFAIVIMTNQAGESNIVHGLTKEIVGMRELTAAVNLPDTSEVQGEFMAARRPGYGFMNLFPYLTLMKLKPQGENQLQVSLAGMTASYKQVEPYLYQKVSGDSALDVWPMLYAKMGDGRVEAISVYTSDYLPLPAGKSMPVLILNAALAVLAVLYFIISPFVLVVQAYLNKRRARTRPVSRAGSRRLVTGLTLTGTGIMVNNLVLALRMLSNNERAYSEVFPQIVINYCLTGLAVLFCAALLLSWRNKRSALTVRDRWSSILPILMMAVLVGLLVFWQFYS from the coding sequence TTGGCGGCAGAAAAAACGGGAGGGGAAGCAACGCCTTCGGGAATTCCGCTGGCTGGCCTGGAAGCTTTTATGGACGATTATGTAAAAGAGTACATAGGACAGCAAACGGTAGGCGCATCCATCGTTGTGGTGAAGGATGGCCGGGTGGTATTGTCCAAAGGCTACGGCTATGCAGACGTGGAGCAGCAGGTTCCTGTCTCGCCGGATACGGTTATGGAGTGGGGATCAATCAGCAAGCTTGCCGTATGGACTGCAGTGATGCAGCTTGTGGAGCAAGGGGGAATTGATCTGAATCAGGATATCCGCAGCTATTTACCGCCGGATTTTCTGACCAAACTGAAATACGAAGAGCCGATAACGATGCTTAATCTGATGAACCATAATGCCGGGTTTGAAGAGTATATGTTTGATATGGCTTACCAGTCTCGTGAGGAAGTGCAGTCGCTGGAAGAGGGGCTGCAGCTGGCCCAGCCGGCACAGATTTTCAGGCCTGGAGAGACAGTAGCCTACTCTAACTTTGGGAATTCACTGGCAGCTTATATTGTGGAATTAATCAGCGGCCAGCCCTATAACGAATATGTACAGCAGCATATTTTTGAGCCGCTGGGCATGAAGGATTCCATTGCACATTCAGTCGTTGAAGACCGCCCGGAGCTGCTCGAGCATAAAGCAAAGGGATATTTCTTCGAGGGTGACGGGGACTTTACACAAGGATCATGGAACTATATGTCCATGTATCCGAACGGCGGGAATAACGGAACTGCGGAAGATTTGGCCAAGTTCGCAATGGCATTCATGCCTGAAGATGGAGAACAATCGCCTCTGTTCGAAAAGCCCAAGACGCTGGACACCATGCTGTCCCAAAGCTATTCTGCAGCCGAAGGGATGCCGGGCATTGCCCATGGCTTCTGGGAGTATCCCGGTTTGCACCGGACGCTGGGGCATGGCGGAAATACGATTGCTTTTGCTACCAATCTGCAGATTGTGCCTGAAGACCGGTTTGCCATCGTCATTATGACCAATCAGGCGGGTGAATCCAATATCGTTCATGGCTTAACCAAAGAAATTGTGGGCATGCGCGAGCTTACAGCTGCTGTAAATCTGCCCGATACCTCTGAGGTGCAGGGGGAGTTCATGGCTGCGCGCCGCCCGGGGTATGGCTTCATGAATCTATTTCCTTACCTTACACTGATGAAGCTTAAGCCGCAGGGAGAGAATCAGCTTCAAGTCTCACTTGCAGGCATGACCGCAAGCTATAAGCAGGTTGAGCCGTACCTTTATCAGAAAGTGAGCGGAGACTCGGCACTTGATGTCTGGCCGATGCTGTACGCTAAGATGGGGGATGGCAGGGTGGAGGCAATCTCGGTGTATACCTCAGATTATTTGCCGTTGCCTGCCGGTAAAAGTATGCCGGTACTTATTTTAAATGCAGCACTCGCAGTGCTGGCCGTTCTCTATTTTATCATTTCTCCGTTTGTTCTGGTGGTGCAGGCGTACTTGAACAAACGCAGAGCCAGAACACGCCCTGTATCCCGTGCGGGCAGCCGCAGACTGGTGACAGGCCTCACCTTAACGGGAACGGGCATTATGGTAAATAACCTGGTTCTGGCTTTACGGATGCTGAGCAACAATGAGCGTGCCTACTCCGAAGTATTTCCGCAGATTGTAATAAACTATTGTCTGACGGGCTTGGCAGTATTATTTTGTGCAGCGCTGCTGTTATCCTGGAGAAATAAACGGTCTGCCTTAACAGTCCGTGACAGATGGAGCTCCATTTTGCCTATTTTAATGATGGCTGTTCTGGTGGGATTACTTGTATTCTGGCAATTCTACAGTTAA
- a CDS encoding methyl-accepting chemotaxis protein, whose protein sequence is MSQLTKKRPFRSSSIANTLAIVLLVIIVVVFSALCTFIYSNTRDILVTQQESILMTKTQGIVGQFDALFKEKGSLVKQMSTNDLFKRYIESTTPDKVSTSPLAADTIATLAEIVKTEPSFADVWVAGISGKGYFLQNDGVTSKSDFDIRSRPYFKPASEADGLYYSEPYADVNTGTLLMGIFYPIKNDSNQLIGFIAADIAFNDVPAIMQSYSLGSTGYSILATRSGDILYHPDEDRVLKEKINEDSGDFGKIGTKMINGETGVELINDNGEPRYIGYATSKDTGWSVGLTITRQEALSELKAFTWITIGSFSAAALLLVLICYITLRYLLRSIPKLLTAIKRIENGDLTVQINERSSNEIGQIAHGISAMVQKIQGMIQVIGNTTQVLTQSSDHLQSISAKTALTMNETATAINEIANATNYQSIESESILRKTGALSDQINEITSDAQAVESMAQISAQLSESGLRLVEQLSQSAEDNHKSTQAVSSIIEAIDLSRHEISGIVNTVNQIATQTNLLALNASIEAARAGEHGRGFAVVAGEVRKLAEQTALATQEIHKKVSTIEEKTIISVEHTSHGLKIAGENARSVETAKQLFFNLNRDLEELKLRMIQISNNTSIVYTHKDEILQAIEIISSTTEENSASTQEVCANTQEQLSSIDQVAELSRELSQISLQLEEELKQFKV, encoded by the coding sequence ATGTCACAGCTTACTAAAAAGCGGCCATTCCGCTCATCCAGCATTGCCAACACATTGGCTATTGTTCTATTGGTTATTATTGTTGTCGTCTTCTCGGCCCTGTGCACCTTCATTTATTCGAATACCCGGGACATTCTGGTCACTCAGCAGGAATCCATCCTAATGACTAAGACACAGGGTATTGTCGGTCAATTTGATGCGTTGTTTAAAGAAAAGGGCTCACTGGTCAAACAAATGTCCACGAACGATCTTTTTAAGCGATACATCGAGAGTACAACTCCAGACAAGGTAAGCACCTCTCCTCTTGCCGCCGATACTATAGCGACCTTGGCGGAAATTGTAAAGACAGAGCCATCCTTTGCCGATGTCTGGGTTGCCGGAATATCCGGGAAGGGCTATTTTCTCCAGAATGACGGTGTCACTTCCAAGTCTGATTTTGATATCCGCTCGCGTCCTTATTTCAAGCCTGCCTCAGAAGCAGACGGTCTGTATTATTCCGAACCTTATGCTGACGTTAACACGGGCACGCTGCTTATGGGTATTTTTTACCCTATCAAAAATGACAGCAACCAGCTGATCGGCTTTATTGCTGCAGATATTGCTTTTAATGACGTCCCGGCTATTATGCAGAGCTACTCTCTGGGAAGCACCGGTTATTCCATTCTGGCTACCCGTTCAGGTGATATTCTTTATCATCCGGACGAAGACAGAGTGTTAAAGGAAAAAATCAATGAGGACTCAGGGGATTTCGGCAAAATCGGCACAAAAATGATAAACGGTGAGACCGGCGTAGAGCTGATTAATGATAACGGGGAACCCCGCTATATCGGTTATGCTACCAGTAAGGACACAGGCTGGTCTGTAGGTCTGACCATTACCCGGCAAGAAGCGCTGAGCGAATTGAAAGCTTTTACCTGGATTACGATCGGCAGCTTCTCAGCAGCAGCCCTTCTGCTGGTGTTGATCTGCTACATTACGCTCCGCTACCTGCTAAGATCCATACCGAAGCTGCTTACCGCAATCAAGCGGATTGAAAACGGGGATTTGACGGTGCAAATCAATGAGCGTTCGAGCAACGAAATCGGGCAAATCGCTCATGGTATTTCTGCAATGGTCCAGAAGATCCAGGGAATGATCCAAGTGATCGGTAATACTACTCAGGTGCTGACTCAGTCTTCCGATCATTTGCAGAGTATTTCTGCTAAAACGGCTCTAACCATGAATGAAACGGCAACAGCCATCAATGAAATCGCAAACGCCACAAACTATCAGTCTATTGAATCAGAAAGTATTTTGCGCAAAACCGGTGCACTGTCGGATCAAATTAACGAAATCACCAGTGACGCACAAGCCGTAGAATCGATGGCGCAAATTTCTGCACAGCTGAGTGAATCCGGTCTGCGCTTAGTTGAGCAGTTATCCCAATCCGCAGAAGACAATCACAAGTCAACACAGGCAGTTTCGTCTATTATAGAGGCTATTGATCTGAGCCGCCATGAGATTTCAGGCATCGTGAACACCGTTAATCAAATTGCCACCCAGACCAACCTTTTGGCGCTTAATGCTTCTATAGAAGCTGCACGTGCAGGTGAACATGGCAGAGGGTTTGCCGTGGTTGCCGGAGAGGTACGCAAGCTTGCTGAACAGACAGCACTCGCCACTCAGGAAATCCACAAAAAAGTCAGTACAATTGAAGAAAAAACAATCATTTCAGTAGAACACACCAGCCACGGCTTGAAGATTGCCGGGGAAAATGCCCGTTCTGTAGAGACCGCCAAGCAACTCTTCTTTAACCTGAACAGAGACTTGGAAGAGTTAAAGCTGCGGATGATTCAGATCAGTAATAACACATCCATCGTATACACGCACAAGGATGAGATTTTACAGGCCATCGAGATTATTTCTTCGACTACTGAGGAAAATTCCGCCTCCACCCAGGAGGTATGTGCCAATACACAGGAACAACTCAGCAGTATTGATCAGGTCGCCGAATTATCCAGAGAGTTAAGCCAAATTTCCTTACAGCTCGAGGAAGAGTTGAAACAGTTTAAGGTTTAG
- a CDS encoding DUF4253 domain-containing protein, with protein sequence MMKKMVVLLSALFLSSCSKVQLDQEEMALIESLGISEQQAIKLKTYAEPKALLPLAEPDNGWNTSDLTGISFNTEERKVPKIFDLRSQLREDGFLLFRSQMNFGYEPEQISVIKSDDQYDILRYSGTDGANYDLLPEDIIAKLKEWEERYPFEITGASLDWLEAELIDKVQDLSELAKEVYEFCPDVVDQGTGSVEALEKEMEAERTLYLWWD encoded by the coding sequence ATGATGAAAAAAATGGTGGTATTACTGTCTGCATTGTTCCTTAGCTCCTGTAGCAAGGTCCAGCTTGACCAAGAGGAAATGGCTTTAATTGAATCCTTAGGAATTAGCGAACAGCAAGCCATAAAGCTTAAAACCTATGCTGAACCCAAAGCATTATTGCCCTTAGCCGAGCCCGATAACGGGTGGAATACTTCGGATTTAACGGGGATCTCATTTAATACTGAGGAGCGTAAAGTGCCGAAAATTTTTGATTTGCGCAGTCAGCTGCGTGAAGATGGATTTTTACTCTTCAGGAGTCAAATGAACTTCGGATACGAACCGGAGCAGATTAGTGTGATTAAAAGTGATGATCAGTACGATATTCTTAGGTACAGCGGCACAGACGGAGCTAATTATGATCTTTTGCCGGAGGATATTATTGCCAAGTTGAAGGAATGGGAAGAACGGTATCCCTTCGAAATCACCGGTGCCAGCCTTGATTGGCTGGAGGCCGAGTTAATCGATAAAGTGCAGGACTTGTCTGAGCTGGCTAAGGAGGTATATGAATTTTGTCCGGATGTGGTTGATCAGGGAACCGGGTCGGTAGAAGCGCTGGAGAAGGAGATGGAAGCCGAGAGAACACTATATTTGTGGTGGGATTGA
- a CDS encoding amidohydrolase family protein has protein sequence MDRYKTYIVILAACSMLLASGCTGGQADSQAESEVPNIVQTAAPEVKLSIKSTDVPKDTVLSTPEAAEEPSFAQLVDTYGDLGLIDAHNHDASAMQYLRMEKSWTANKVRNVVLFGDVSEPSAILTDVFSWAAYQSNPDLYIPYFSGFDLHDPECLKVIKNNLEKGYFGLGEIAAASSYSPVLANVAWKASDPMDGYFPQIYDLIAEYKAPILLHIDPPSGQPVAKLEQALSEHPDTIFIFAHINAYNTPDEVDRLMGKYPNLYADFFAGYSVYNPEGGLRPERFIPVIKKYPDRFMLSTDSGYGLEGGEEKAIEAMYRMLDLLDDAQIAQMIARDNLLNLIQAQPATETQLKAIAELERNTGNSYGEKLNKLEAGKILAQVIKK, from the coding sequence GTGGATCGCTATAAAACGTACATAGTCATATTAGCGGCATGCAGTATGCTTTTGGCGTCAGGCTGTACGGGAGGGCAAGCTGATTCTCAGGCAGAATCAGAGGTGCCTAATATTGTCCAGACGGCGGCGCCTGAGGTTAAGCTGTCAATCAAGTCTACAGACGTGCCAAAAGACACGGTATTGAGTACACCAGAAGCAGCGGAGGAGCCTTCCTTTGCCCAGTTAGTGGATACCTATGGAGATCTGGGACTGATTGACGCTCATAATCATGATGCATCTGCTATGCAGTATCTTAGAATGGAGAAATCCTGGACTGCCAATAAGGTACGCAATGTCGTGCTTTTTGGAGATGTTTCCGAGCCCAGTGCCATTCTGACTGATGTATTTAGCTGGGCCGCCTATCAGAGTAATCCTGATCTCTACATACCGTATTTCTCGGGCTTTGATCTCCATGATCCCGAATGTTTGAAGGTTATTAAAAACAATCTGGAAAAGGGTTACTTTGGTTTAGGCGAGATTGCGGCGGCGTCAAGCTATTCTCCTGTACTTGCAAACGTCGCCTGGAAGGCAAGCGATCCTATGGACGGATACTTTCCCCAGATCTATGACTTGATTGCGGAGTATAAGGCGCCAATTCTTTTACATATCGATCCGCCGAGCGGGCAGCCGGTAGCCAAGCTGGAACAAGCCTTGAGTGAGCATCCGGATACTATTTTTATTTTCGCACATATAAATGCCTACAATACTCCTGATGAAGTTGACCGCTTGATGGGCAAATATCCGAATCTGTACGCTGATTTTTTTGCCGGATACTCTGTCTATAACCCCGAAGGAGGGCTGCGACCGGAAAGATTCATTCCTGTAATTAAAAAATATCCCGACCGTTTTATGCTTAGTACGGATTCCGGTTATGGACTCGAAGGCGGCGAAGAGAAAGCAATAGAGGCCATGTACAGGATGCTGGATTTGTTAGATGACGCGCAGATCGCACAAATGATCGCCCGGGACAACCTTTTGAACTTGATTCAAGCGCAGCCAGCAACTGAAACGCAGCTAAAAGCGATCGCTGAACTGGAGAGGAACACCGGCAACTCATATGGGGAGAAGCTGAATAAGCTGGAAGCGGGGAAAATACTGGCACAGGTTATTAAAAAATGA
- a CDS encoding sulfurtransferase: MEATVTKRWLLARLYDPEQTIVDCRFTLGKPQAGRESYEQEHIPGAVYLDLELDLSSPVSEHGGRHPLPDPQVLAARLSRLGISNDTRIVAYDDESGMNAARLWWLLRYLGHEQVFILEDSFSTWKAEKYPVTDHQPIRVPSTFTANVQPQMLAGVDEVRKVSEQTAAAKAETAEADFTVPLSALPILIDSRANDRYQGQNETMDKKAGHIPGALNYFWKGSQNADGSYKNAEELQGHFAGLDKDREIIVYCGSGVTACPNVLALEKAGYKNVRLYAGSWSDWISYGDNLIATGLEA, encoded by the coding sequence ATGGAAGCGACTGTTACAAAACGCTGGCTGCTGGCCAGACTTTATGATCCGGAGCAGACGATCGTGGACTGCCGGTTTACCCTTGGCAAGCCGCAGGCTGGACGGGAGAGCTATGAGCAGGAGCATATTCCGGGGGCGGTCTATCTCGATCTGGAGCTCGACTTGTCCAGTCCGGTCAGTGAACACGGCGGACGCCATCCGCTGCCTGACCCGCAGGTGCTCGCAGCCCGGCTCTCCAGGCTGGGAATCAGCAACGATACACGCATTGTTGCCTATGACGACGAAAGCGGCATGAACGCGGCCCGCCTCTGGTGGCTGCTGCGCTACCTCGGGCACGAGCAGGTCTTCATTCTGGAAGACAGCTTCAGCACCTGGAAAGCGGAAAAATATCCGGTGACGGATCATCAGCCTATCCGTGTACCGAGTACCTTCACTGCAAATGTGCAGCCGCAGATGCTGGCAGGAGTGGATGAGGTCCGAAAGGTATCTGAGCAGACGGCTGCAGCTAAGGCTGAAACGGCAGAAGCTGATTTCACAGTGCCCCTCTCCGCTCTGCCAATCCTGATCGACTCGCGGGCGAATGACCGCTACCAGGGACAGAACGAGACTATGGATAAGAAAGCCGGCCATATCCCCGGTGCGCTCAATTACTTCTGGAAAGGTTCGCAGAATGCTGACGGCAGCTACAAGAACGCCGAAGAACTGCAGGGACATTTTGCCGGATTGGACAAGGACCGCGAGATCATCGTCTACTGCGGCTCCGGCGTAACCGCCTGCCCGAATGTGCTGGCGCTGGAGAAGGCTGGGTACAAGAATGTTCGTCTGTATGCAGGCAGCTGGAGCGACTGGATTTCGTATGGGGATAATCTCATTGCTACCGGTTTAGAAGCATAA
- a CDS encoding phosphotransferase, giving the protein MLRKGRKLTETIVNQTWPEWGGNLEKRSGGWNNTTYIVSGSSRRAILRIYDTHRDREKIEFEHAVLLELDKLPLPFATPLPVQTVNGDTLVQLGERDGKFACLFRYIEGDSPGDEDTGYYESFGVAAGLLSSVLAEITPGPQPVYRPYYELRQAYPLCTDETVRELCLNPPEPLAELSEELNRLYQAYIDIADSLKKLETLPHQLVHGDLNASNLLVDKDDHSRVAALLDFEFCTYDLRAMDPAVILSGLLGHPEQQRAVRDFCRGFSRSVRLTDDELAALPTLMLLRKIDVFLHFATRYMEGTDEGSVLHEQTRLLSADLIQLSAGTADMVRILREEQDRANRG; this is encoded by the coding sequence ATGTTGAGAAAGGGGCGTAAGCTTACGGAAACTATAGTTAACCAGACCTGGCCGGAGTGGGGCGGAAACCTGGAGAAGCGCAGCGGGGGCTGGAATAATACGACCTATATTGTGAGCGGAAGCAGCCGGAGAGCCATCCTGCGTATTTATGATACACACCGAGACCGTGAAAAAATCGAATTTGAGCATGCCGTCCTGCTGGAACTGGACAAGCTGCCATTACCTTTTGCCACACCGCTGCCTGTTCAAACCGTTAATGGAGACACACTGGTGCAGCTTGGGGAAAGGGACGGCAAGTTTGCCTGCCTGTTCAGATATATTGAAGGAGATTCACCCGGGGATGAGGATACCGGTTATTATGAGTCATTCGGTGTGGCGGCAGGACTGCTGTCTTCCGTATTGGCTGAAATAACTCCGGGTCCGCAGCCGGTATATCGTCCTTATTATGAGCTCCGTCAGGCTTATCCGTTGTGTACAGATGAGACGGTCCGGGAGCTGTGCTTGAATCCGCCGGAGCCGCTGGCAGAGCTGAGTGAGGAGCTTAACAGACTATATCAGGCCTACATAGACATTGCAGATTCGCTAAAAAAACTGGAAACGCTGCCGCATCAGCTGGTACACGGTGATCTGAACGCGTCTAATCTGCTGGTTGATAAGGATGATCATAGCCGGGTAGCGGCGCTGCTTGATTTTGAATTCTGCACCTATGATCTGCGGGCGATGGACCCTGCGGTAATTCTGTCGGGTCTGCTGGGACATCCGGAGCAGCAGCGGGCTGTCCGTGACTTCTGCCGGGGCTTCAGCCGCAGCGTTAGGCTAACCGATGACGAGCTTGCCGCTCTTCCAACCTTGATGCTGCTGCGTAAAATCGATGTGTTTCTGCATTTTGCCACCCGGTACATGGAAGGGACGGACGAAGGGAGTGTGCTGCATGAGCAGACGAGACTGCTGTCCGCGGACCTCATCCAGCTGTCGGCAGGAACGGCGGACATGGTGAGGATTTTGCGGGAAGAGCAGGATCGCGCTAATAGAGGTTAG